In Sphingopyxis sp. 113P3, one DNA window encodes the following:
- a CDS encoding Lrp/AsnC family transcriptional regulator translates to MNALDDADRRILTHLRLNARITNRALAAEVGLSPSACLRRVRLLEQSGVIRGYSAIVSGTAPDEGTIAIVQIELERQTEEYLVRFEAALRRHPEIQEWYLMTGDGDYILRVQIAGIDDYGVFHRDVLSRLPGVSRITSSFAMRSHRRM, encoded by the coding sequence ATGAACGCGCTTGACGACGCCGACCGGCGCATCCTCACCCACCTTCGCCTCAACGCGCGGATCACCAACAGGGCGCTCGCCGCTGAGGTCGGGCTCTCGCCTTCGGCCTGCCTTCGGCGTGTCCGCCTGCTCGAACAGTCGGGAGTCATTCGCGGCTATAGCGCGATCGTCTCGGGCACGGCGCCCGACGAAGGCACGATCGCGATCGTGCAGATCGAGCTTGAGCGGCAGACGGAGGAATATCTCGTCCGGTTCGAGGCGGCGCTACGCCGGCACCCCGAAATTCAGGAATGGTACCTGATGACCGGTGACGGCGATTATATCCTCCGCGTCCAGATCGCCGGAATCGACGACTATGGCGTGTTTCATCGCGACGTCCTCTCGCGCCTCCCCGGTGTCTCGCGCATCACGTCGAGCTTTGCGATGCGCAGCCACCGCCGGATGTGA
- the crtY gene encoding lycopene beta-cyclase CrtY, protein MTSTPSSRCDIAIVGGGLAGGLAALALAAKRPELDVRLVEAGPVGGNHIWSFFDSDIAKRDRWLVAPLVRYHWPAYHVRFPAYHRTLRMGYKSVTSEALAEAIETALPAGHLIADRALHVATDHVLLAAGGRLDARHVIDARGAASNGSGLSCGWQKFVGQTLRVKGGHGLAQPVVMDAAVEQLEGYRFVYLLPLDAETIFVEDTYYSDTPDLDVVAVRDRIRTYAAAQGWKISKKALREETGVLPVVIAGDFDRYWPPSDRTARIGVRAGAFHATTGYSLPDAVRTAAALPALIGPDLPATLRERAATGWRRQRFYRMLDAMLFRAAEPGARYRIFERFYRLPSGLIARFYAGRSRPADKLRLLAGKPPVSVGRAIAALRRFDWK, encoded by the coding sequence ATGACCAGCACCCCGTCCTCGCGCTGTGACATTGCCATCGTCGGGGGCGGGCTGGCGGGCGGGCTTGCGGCGCTCGCGCTCGCAGCAAAGCGTCCCGAGCTTGACGTGCGGCTGGTCGAGGCGGGGCCGGTCGGGGGCAATCATATCTGGTCCTTCTTCGACAGCGACATCGCCAAGCGCGATCGCTGGCTCGTCGCGCCGCTCGTCCGCTACCACTGGCCGGCCTATCATGTCCGCTTTCCTGCCTATCACCGCACTTTGCGCATGGGGTACAAGAGCGTGACCAGCGAGGCATTGGCAGAGGCGATCGAAACGGCGCTGCCCGCGGGACACCTGATCGCCGATCGTGCGCTCCATGTCGCGACCGACCATGTGCTGCTTGCTGCGGGCGGACGGCTCGATGCGCGCCATGTCATCGACGCGCGCGGGGCGGCAAGCAATGGATCGGGGCTGAGCTGCGGCTGGCAGAAGTTTGTTGGACAGACGCTCCGCGTGAAGGGCGGGCACGGGCTTGCCCAGCCGGTCGTGATGGACGCCGCCGTTGAGCAACTCGAGGGCTATCGCTTCGTCTATCTCCTGCCGCTCGACGCCGAGACAATCTTTGTAGAGGATACTTATTACAGCGATACGCCCGACCTTGATGTCGTGGCGGTCCGGGACCGCATCCGGACCTATGCAGCAGCGCAGGGGTGGAAGATCTCGAAAAAAGCGCTACGCGAGGAGACCGGCGTCCTGCCGGTGGTGATCGCGGGCGACTTCGATCGCTATTGGCCGCCGTCGGACCGCACCGCGCGGATCGGCGTGCGGGCCGGCGCCTTTCACGCCACGACCGGCTATTCGTTGCCCGATGCAGTGCGCACCGCGGCGGCGCTTCCCGCGCTCATCGGTCCCGATCTGCCAGCCACGCTGCGTGAACGCGCGGCGACAGGTTGGCGGCGCCAGCGTTTCTATCGGATGCTCGACGCGATGCTCTTTCGGGCGGCCGAGCCCGGCGCACGCTATCGCATCTTCGAGCGCTTCTACCGGCTTCCCTCGGGGCTGATCGCGCGCTTTTATGCGGGCCGATCGCGGCCCGCCGACAAGCTGCGCCTGCTAGCCGGAAAGCCACCGGTTTCCGTTGGCCGCGCAATCGCCGCGCTGCGGCGCTTCGACTGGAAATGA
- a CDS encoding sterol desaturase family protein yields the protein MSAAAAIALSALAMTLIVGGRYLLSSGAFALATRLRHPGLYRGLELQIRREIGWSLASAAIYGVPAGLVAWGWQARGWTRIYTDAATYPLWYLPLSLLAFLLIHDAWFYWTHRAMHRPWLFRRAHAVHHASRPPTAWAAMSFHPLEAITGAVVIPALVFVIPVHVAVLGLVLAIMTLMGVTNHMGWEIAPGALVHGRAGRWLITATHHEAHHAVYRGNYGLYFRFWDKMCGTDIGLGSLATPDRRERSPAER from the coding sequence ATGAGCGCGGCAGCCGCGATCGCGCTCTCGGCGCTTGCGATGACGCTGATCGTCGGGGGCCGCTATCTGCTCTCGAGCGGCGCCTTTGCCCTGGCAACGCGGCTTCGGCACCCGGGCCTCTATCGCGGACTGGAACTGCAGATCCGGCGCGAAATCGGCTGGAGCCTTGCGAGCGCCGCCATCTATGGCGTCCCCGCTGGTCTTGTTGCCTGGGGCTGGCAGGCACGGGGCTGGACGCGCATCTACACTGATGCTGCCACCTATCCGCTCTGGTATTTGCCCTTGAGCCTGCTCGCCTTCCTGCTGATACACGACGCCTGGTTCTATTGGACGCACCGGGCGATGCACCGTCCCTGGCTGTTCCGCCGGGCGCATGCGGTACACCACGCAAGCCGTCCTCCGACGGCATGGGCCGCGATGAGCTTTCATCCCCTTGAGGCGATTACCGGCGCTGTCGTCATACCAGCGCTGGTCTTCGTCATCCCGGTCCATGTGGCCGTGCTCGGCCTCGTCCTTGCCATCATGACGCTGATGGGCGTGACCAATCATATGGGGTGGGAAATCGCGCCCGGCGCACTGGTGCATGGACGCGCGGGGCGCTGGCTGATAACCGCGACGCATCATGAGGCCCACCACGCGGTCTATCGGGGAAATTATGGGCTCTATTTTCGCTTCTGGGACAAAATGTGCGGCACGGATATCGGGCTTGGCTCTCTGGCCACTCCTGATCGGCGCGAGCGCAGCCCCGCCGAGCGTTGA
- a CDS encoding D-amino acid dehydrogenase, protein MKIIVMGAGVVGVASAWYLAEAGHEVVLVDRQPGPALETSFANAGEISPGYASPWAAPGIPAKALRWLFMKHAPLIIEPRLDTAMLRWTIAMLRNCTAARYALNKSRMVRLAEYSRDELVALRARLGLDYDHRSQGTLQLFRTQKQLDASAGDIAVLRDYAVPFELLDRNGCLRAEPGLAAARDRFLGGLRLPHDETGDCHIFTSKLAALLPAKGGELRYNTRIDGLEMEGGKVSAVHTSAGVLRADAYLVALASYSPALLRPLGLRLPIYPVKGYSITLPVADPDCAPVSTLLDESHKIAITRLGGRIRVGGMAELSGFNRALPPRREGTLRHSLNDLFPGAAVNEAPSNFWSGLRPMTPDSTPIVGKTPIANLFLNAGHGTLGWTMACGSGRLIASLIGGEVPPIDPEGLGLDRYSL, encoded by the coding sequence ATGAAGATCATCGTAATGGGTGCCGGTGTCGTCGGCGTTGCTTCAGCCTGGTATCTTGCCGAGGCGGGGCACGAGGTTGTGCTCGTCGACCGTCAGCCCGGGCCGGCGCTCGAAACCAGCTTCGCCAATGCGGGCGAGATTTCGCCGGGCTATGCCTCGCCCTGGGCAGCGCCCGGCATTCCGGCAAAGGCTCTTCGCTGGCTGTTCATGAAACATGCGCCGCTGATCATCGAGCCGCGGCTCGACACGGCGATGCTGCGCTGGACGATCGCCATGCTGCGCAACTGTACCGCCGCGCGCTACGCGCTCAACAAGAGTCGCATGGTGCGGCTTGCCGAATACAGCCGCGATGAACTCGTCGCGCTGCGCGCCCGGCTGGGGCTCGACTATGACCATCGCTCGCAGGGCACCCTCCAGCTCTTTCGCACGCAAAAGCAGCTCGACGCGAGCGCCGGCGATATCGCTGTGCTTCGCGACTATGCTGTCCCGTTCGAGCTGCTTGATCGCAATGGCTGCCTTCGCGCCGAGCCGGGCCTCGCTGCTGCGCGAGATCGCTTCCTTGGCGGGCTTCGGCTCCCGCACGACGAGACCGGCGACTGTCATATCTTTACGAGCAAGCTCGCCGCGCTCCTGCCCGCAAAGGGGGGCGAGCTGCGATACAACACGCGGATCGATGGCCTCGAAATGGAGGGAGGAAAGGTTTCCGCGGTCCATACGTCCGCAGGCGTGCTGCGGGCAGACGCCTATCTGGTCGCTCTCGCCAGCTATTCGCCCGCGCTTTTGCGGCCACTGGGACTTCGACTTCCCATTTATCCGGTGAAGGGCTACTCGATCACGCTGCCGGTCGCCGATCCCGACTGCGCACCGGTTTCGACCCTGCTCGACGAAAGCCACAAGATCGCGATTACCCGGCTTGGGGGCCGTATCCGCGTTGGCGGCATGGCCGAGCTTTCCGGCTTCAATCGCGCGCTCCCGCCACGACGCGAAGGGACGCTGCGTCATTCGCTGAACGATCTTTTCCCCGGTGCTGCGGTCAATGAAGCGCCGTCCAATTTCTGGAGCGGGCTGCGCCCGATGACGCCCGACAGTACCCCGATCGTCGGGAAGACACCGATTGCGAACCTGTTCCTCAACGCCGGGCATGGCACTTTGGGCTGGACGATGGCATGCGGCTCGGGCCGTCTGATTGCCAGCCTCATCGGCGGCGAGGTACCGCCGATCGATCCCGAAGGTTTGGGGCTCGACCGCTATTCACTTTAA
- the alr gene encoding alanine racemase, with amino-acid sequence MQQLSCVESCSSRLGIDLDALRANYRTLTERVAPARCGAVVKANAYGLGATRVGAALYREGCRTFFVAQLSEVAPLASAVGADAAIFILNGLDPASEGACTAAGAIPVLNSLSQVTRWRASARRLGFPLPAALQVDSGMSRLGLAVEDALALAADPACARELDLRLLMTHLACADEPGRAANGEQLAAFRRIAAHFPGVPASIANSGGVFLPPPFHADLARPGVALFGVDPGPHAVGLRPVVQLHARVLQIRTVAAGTRVGYGLDHIAPAPQRLATIALGYADGWPRSLGGAGALWHRGIRLPIVGRVSMDSLTVDISALPQGELAEGDFVECLGPSQSLADAARDARTIAYEILTRLGARHARIFVEDGNAEIVLPGRAP; translated from the coding sequence ATGCAGCAGTTATCTTGCGTTGAAAGCTGTTCGAGCCGCCTTGGCATCGACCTCGATGCCCTGCGCGCCAATTACCGCACGCTCACCGAACGCGTAGCGCCCGCGCGCTGCGGTGCGGTGGTCAAGGCGAATGCCTATGGTCTCGGCGCAACGCGCGTCGGCGCTGCGCTGTATCGCGAAGGCTGCCGCACCTTTTTCGTCGCCCAGCTCTCGGAGGTCGCCCCGCTTGCAAGCGCGGTCGGCGCTGACGCTGCGATTTTCATTCTCAATGGGCTCGACCCTGCGAGCGAGGGAGCCTGCACTGCTGCTGGCGCTATCCCTGTGCTCAATTCCTTGTCGCAAGTCACGCGCTGGCGCGCCAGCGCCCGCAGGCTCGGATTTCCGCTTCCCGCTGCGCTACAGGTCGACAGCGGCATGTCGCGCCTCGGCCTCGCGGTGGAGGATGCGCTCGCGCTCGCCGCCGACCCCGCGTGCGCCCGCGAACTCGACCTCCGGCTGCTGATGACGCATCTTGCCTGCGCCGACGAGCCAGGCCGCGCTGCGAATGGGGAGCAGCTTGCTGCCTTTCGCCGGATTGCAGCGCATTTCCCGGGTGTCCCCGCGTCGATCGCCAACAGCGGCGGCGTCTTTCTCCCCCCACCATTCCACGCGGATCTCGCGCGTCCGGGCGTCGCATTGTTCGGGGTCGATCCGGGGCCCCACGCGGTAGGGCTGCGCCCCGTCGTCCAGCTTCACGCCCGGGTGCTCCAGATCCGCACCGTCGCGGCGGGAACCCGGGTCGGCTATGGCCTGGACCATATCGCCCCCGCGCCGCAGCGGCTTGCAACGATCGCGCTGGGCTATGCCGACGGCTGGCCGCGCTCCCTCGGCGGCGCGGGGGCCTTGTGGCACCGCGGCATACGGCTGCCCATCGTCGGGCGCGTTTCCATGGACAGCCTCACCGTCGACATCAGCGCCCTTCCCCAGGGCGAACTCGCCGAAGGCGATTTCGTCGAATGTCTTGGGCCCTCGCAGTCGCTCGCAGATGCGGCGCGCGACGCTCGAACCATCGCCTATGAGATACTGACGCGGCTCGGTGCACGTCACGCGCGCATCTTCGTCGAGGACGGCAACGCCGAGATCGTCCTGCCGGGGCGCGCGCCATGA
- a CDS encoding DUF2141 domain-containing protein — MALWPLLIGASAAPPSVEVSVTGLRSTKGQLLVCLTTNPKAFPDCSDDKGAVRMAVKAGAAADFVIEAPANGTYAIAVVHDENGNNRMDKALFLPKEGFGFSRNPAITVGPPSFRAASFALDGETRQAIRMKYML; from the coding sequence TTGGCTCTCTGGCCACTCCTGATCGGCGCGAGCGCAGCCCCGCCGAGCGTTGAAGTCAGCGTGACCGGGCTGCGCAGCACGAAAGGCCAGTTGCTCGTCTGCCTGACCACGAACCCCAAGGCATTTCCCGACTGCAGCGATGACAAAGGCGCGGTACGGATGGCGGTAAAGGCCGGGGCCGCGGCGGATTTCGTCATCGAGGCGCCCGCCAATGGCACCTATGCGATCGCCGTAGTCCACGACGAGAATGGGAACAACCGGATGGACAAGGCCCTGTTCCTGCCAAAGGAGGGCTTCGGATTTTCGCGCAATCCTGCGATCACCGTGGGCCCGCCAAGCTTCAGAGCGGCCAGCTTTGCCCTCGACGGCGAGACGCGGCAGGCAATTCGCATGAAATATATGCTGTAA
- a CDS encoding RidA family protein: MSIERLHSGSRMSQAVIHNGIVYLAGQVGAPGEDAASQTRAVLAQVDSLLAEAGTDRSRLLTAMIWLADMADFGAMNSVWEEWLGGAGAPTRATGEVRLATPDYKVEIIVTAALP; the protein is encoded by the coding sequence ATGAGTATCGAGCGCCTTCATTCGGGTTCGCGCATGAGCCAAGCCGTTATCCATAACGGTATCGTGTACCTCGCGGGCCAGGTTGGCGCGCCGGGCGAGGATGCAGCCAGTCAGACCCGCGCCGTGCTCGCGCAGGTCGACAGCCTGCTCGCCGAAGCGGGCACCGACAGGTCGCGGTTATTGACCGCGATGATCTGGCTCGCCGACATGGCCGACTTCGGCGCGATGAACAGCGTATGGGAAGAGTGGTTGGGCGGCGCCGGCGCGCCGACCCGCGCGACCGGCGAGGTTCGCCTCGCGACCCCCGACTATAAGGTCGAGATCATCGTCACCGCGGCCTTGCCCTGA
- the lnt gene encoding apolipoprotein N-acyltransferase → MTAFLLRITALADRYTRLSAFILGLVSATGFAPLNLWPLTLLALAGWMALVARSTRGWRTFGMGWAFGVGHFALGLNWIATAFTYQAAMPAWLGWVAVLLLSLYLAFYPALTAWGTWALKRYAATSLVAAGSRNPRPNAIPVAAVPTLSFILALAAFWTLTEWLRSWIFTGFAWNPLGAILVPVSLALPAKTVGTYGLSGLTLLWVGWGLRLAFRWPATFRSKPKSGTFFSTVILAPIAFLCVPLLVALLANMSVAESSQRGAVPVTLVQPNIGQEDKWEGGKADANFAKLARLTIPKDETPRLILWPEAAIPDYLEAGYPSVYYDRAPAAARGRLTDLMNAGDLMLLGALKLELDRTGDVVGARNAVMTVHSDGTLGPRYDKAHLVPYGEYLPMRSLLSAIGLSRLAPGDIDFWPGPGARTLDLGRFGRAGLQICYEIIFSGQVVDRAYRPDFIFNPSNDAWFGAWGPPQHLAQARLRAIEEGLPVLRATPTGISAVIDADGRVLDAIPMHKAGRIDSSIPRARAPTPFARYGNIVPVGLALLLIAAAIAFRRRGR, encoded by the coding sequence GTGACCGCATTTCTACTCCGCATCACCGCTCTTGCCGATCGCTATACCAGGCTGTCCGCGTTCATTCTGGGGCTCGTCTCTGCAACAGGCTTCGCCCCGCTGAACCTCTGGCCGCTGACCCTGCTCGCGCTCGCGGGCTGGATGGCGCTCGTCGCCCGCAGCACTCGCGGCTGGCGCACGTTCGGAATGGGCTGGGCGTTCGGGGTGGGCCATTTCGCGCTCGGCCTCAACTGGATCGCCACCGCCTTCACCTATCAGGCCGCGATGCCGGCCTGGCTCGGCTGGGTCGCCGTACTCTTGTTGTCGCTTTATCTCGCCTTCTATCCAGCGCTCACAGCATGGGGCACGTGGGCGTTGAAACGATACGCCGCGACTTCCTTGGTCGCCGCAGGCAGCCGAAACCCGAGGCCCAATGCAATCCCGGTTGCTGCGGTGCCAACATTGTCCTTCATCCTCGCACTCGCAGCTTTCTGGACGCTCACCGAATGGCTGCGAAGCTGGATCTTCACCGGTTTCGCCTGGAATCCTCTGGGCGCAATTCTCGTTCCGGTTTCGCTGGCCTTACCGGCGAAGACCGTCGGGACGTACGGCCTGTCGGGGCTCACCCTGCTGTGGGTCGGATGGGGGCTGCGCCTGGCGTTCCGTTGGCCGGCAACCTTTCGCAGCAAGCCCAAGAGCGGCACCTTCTTTTCTACCGTGATCCTCGCCCCCATTGCGTTTCTCTGTGTGCCGCTTCTGGTAGCGCTGCTGGCGAACATGAGTGTCGCCGAATCTTCGCAACGGGGCGCGGTCCCTGTCACCCTTGTCCAGCCCAATATTGGACAGGAGGACAAATGGGAGGGCGGCAAGGCCGATGCCAATTTTGCCAAGCTCGCGCGGCTCACGATTCCGAAGGATGAGACCCCGCGTCTGATCCTCTGGCCCGAGGCGGCAATCCCCGATTACCTCGAGGCCGGCTATCCGTCGGTCTATTACGACCGCGCGCCGGCTGCGGCGCGCGGCCGGCTGACCGACCTCATGAACGCAGGCGACCTGATGCTGCTCGGCGCGCTCAAGCTCGAACTCGACCGCACCGGGGACGTCGTCGGCGCGCGCAACGCGGTCATGACCGTCCATTCCGACGGCACGCTCGGCCCGCGCTACGACAAGGCGCATCTTGTCCCCTACGGCGAATATCTGCCGATGCGTTCTCTGCTCTCGGCCATCGGTCTGTCGCGGCTCGCACCGGGCGATATCGACTTCTGGCCTGGCCCGGGTGCGCGAACGCTCGACCTCGGGCGCTTCGGCAGGGCCGGTCTGCAAATCTGTTACGAGATCATCTTCTCGGGACAAGTGGTCGACCGCGCTTACCGTCCTGATTTCATCTTCAATCCATCGAACGATGCCTGGTTCGGCGCCTGGGGTCCGCCGCAGCATCTGGCGCAGGCCCGGCTGCGTGCGATCGAGGAGGGCTTGCCCGTTCTACGCGCGACGCCGACGGGCATCAGTGCAGTAATCGATGCGGACGGGCGCGTCCTCGACGCGATTCCGATGCACAAGGCGGGGCGGATCGACAGCTCCATTCCGCGCGCGCGGGCACCAACGCCATTTGCGCGCTACGGCAACATCGTGCCCGTCGGTCTCGCGCTGCTGCTCATCGCGGCTGCCATTGCCTTTCGGCGCCGCGGACGCTAA
- a CDS encoding TIGR00730 family Rossman fold protein → MKRLAVYCGSATPADPVYIETARHVGRTLASRGIGVVYGGGRLGLMGAVADSALEAGGEVIGVIPDALVGTEVAHRGVTELHVVSGMHERKRMFTDLADGFLTIPGGVGTMDELWEAISWAQLGYHAKPVGLLNAAGFYNNLIAFNRRMIETGFIRPAHAGILIVDAGIDELLDKMEGYQPHEPIFAMKADDL, encoded by the coding sequence ATGAAACGCCTCGCCGTCTATTGCGGGTCCGCGACCCCGGCCGACCCCGTCTATATCGAAACCGCCCGCCATGTCGGCCGCACCTTGGCGAGTCGCGGGATCGGCGTCGTGTACGGCGGCGGCCGCCTCGGGCTGATGGGAGCGGTCGCGGATTCGGCGCTCGAAGCCGGCGGCGAGGTGATCGGCGTAATCCCCGACGCGCTGGTCGGCACCGAAGTTGCGCACCGCGGCGTCACGGAGCTCCACGTCGTCTCGGGGATGCACGAGCGCAAGCGCATGTTCACCGATCTCGCCGACGGCTTCCTCACCATCCCGGGCGGCGTCGGGACGATGGACGAGCTGTGGGAGGCGATCAGCTGGGCGCAGCTTGGTTACCACGCCAAGCCCGTGGGCCTGCTCAACGCTGCGGGCTTCTACAACAATCTGATCGCCTTCAACCGCCGAATGATCGAAACCGGGTTCATCCGCCCAGCGCATGCGGGCATCCTGATTGTCGATGCCGGGATCGACGAGCTGCTCGACAAGATGGAGGGCTATCAGCCGCACGAGCCAATTTTCGCGATGAAGGCCGACGATCTTTGA
- a CDS encoding GNAT family N-acetyltransferase — protein MPALCIEPAAPADARAIASIYAHHVARGTATYDVEPRSVVATAALISEHHAKGWPFLAARTADGDVVGFAYASQFRPRAAYAWACEDSIYVAPSQQGCGIGRTLLGALLTAAAAAGFRTMVAVIGGGEPASVALHAACGFAHAGRLTGMGWKHGRWLDTVYMQRALGVGTASPPQ, from the coding sequence ATGCCTGCCCTCTGCATCGAACCTGCCGCGCCCGCCGATGCCCGGGCCATCGCATCCATCTATGCGCATCATGTCGCGCGCGGCACCGCGACCTACGACGTTGAACCGCGCAGCGTCGTCGCGACGGCCGCGCTGATCTCGGAGCATCATGCGAAAGGCTGGCCCTTTCTCGCCGCGCGCACGGCTGACGGCGATGTCGTGGGCTTTGCCTATGCCAGCCAATTCCGCCCGCGCGCTGCCTACGCCTGGGCGTGCGAGGATAGTATCTATGTTGCACCGTCGCAGCAGGGCTGCGGCATCGGCCGCACGCTTCTCGGCGCGCTCTTGACAGCGGCCGCAGCGGCAGGGTTCCGCACGATGGTCGCGGTGATCGGCGGCGGCGAGCCCGCCTCGGTCGCCCTCCACGCTGCCTGCGGCTTTGCGCACGCAGGGCGCCTCACCGGGATGGGGTGGAAGCATGGGCGCTGGCTCGACACCGTCTATATGCAGCGCGCGCTCGGCGTCGGCACGGCGAGCCCGCCCCAATGA
- a CDS encoding phytoene desaturase, with the protein MTQTAIVIGAGFGGLALAIRLQSAGVSTTIIEARDGPGGRAYHWRREGYIFDAGPTVITDPPCLEELWALSGQQMAGDVELLPVAPFYRLDWPDGSRFDYSNDEPALRAQIARLNAADIAGYERFLEYAKGVHREGYVKLGSAAFLDFASMLRAAPALMRYQAWRSVYSVVSSFVRDERLRQALSFHTLLVGGNPMTTSAIYALIHTIEKQGGVWWARGGTNALVSGMVRLFERLGGTLRLADAVARIETQGDRASGVVTQSGWRAAADMVASNGDLMHSYRDLLGHRRGAIVARGLAKKRWSPSLFVVHFGVRGDYPDIAHHSILFGPRYKGLLDDIYRHGRVPDDFSLYLHHPSATDPGMAPPGHATFYALAPVAHLGKAPADWDGAFGKRFADAVLAEVERRVLPGLRDNLVTRFHYTPRDFEADLAAHLGSAFSLEPLLRQSAYFRAHNRDDHISNLYFVGAGTHPGAGIPGVVGSAKATAALMLNI; encoded by the coding sequence ATGACGCAAACCGCCATTGTGATCGGTGCGGGCTTCGGCGGCCTTGCGCTTGCCATCCGCCTCCAGTCGGCGGGGGTGTCGACCACCATCATCGAGGCACGCGATGGGCCGGGCGGGCGCGCCTATCATTGGCGGCGAGAGGGATATATTTTCGACGCGGGGCCGACCGTCATCACCGATCCGCCGTGTCTTGAGGAATTATGGGCGCTGAGCGGGCAGCAAATGGCCGGAGACGTTGAACTCCTACCCGTCGCCCCCTTCTATCGCCTCGACTGGCCCGACGGGTCGCGGTTCGACTATTCGAACGACGAGCCGGCGCTCCGTGCACAGATCGCGAGGCTCAATGCCGCCGACATCGCCGGCTACGAGCGGTTCCTTGAATATGCGAAAGGCGTGCATCGCGAGGGCTATGTGAAGCTTGGCTCGGCCGCCTTTCTCGACTTCGCCTCGATGCTCCGCGCTGCCCCTGCACTGATGCGATATCAGGCCTGGCGCAGCGTCTATTCGGTGGTCTCATCCTTTGTCCGCGACGAGCGGCTGCGGCAGGCGCTGTCGTTCCATACGCTGCTCGTTGGCGGCAATCCGATGACCACGAGCGCGATCTACGCGCTGATCCACACGATCGAGAAGCAGGGCGGTGTCTGGTGGGCGCGCGGCGGGACCAACGCGCTGGTCAGCGGGATGGTACGGCTCTTCGAAAGGTTGGGCGGTACGCTTCGCCTCGCCGATGCGGTGGCGAGAATCGAAACGCAGGGCGACCGCGCGAGCGGCGTCGTCACGCAGAGCGGCTGGCGGGCAGCCGCCGATATGGTCGCCTCCAATGGGGACCTGATGCACAGCTATCGCGACCTGCTCGGCCACAGGCGCGGCGCCATCGTTGCAAGAGGTCTCGCGAAAAAGCGCTGGTCACCCTCGCTGTTCGTCGTCCATTTCGGCGTAAGAGGCGATTACCCCGATATTGCGCACCACAGCATCCTCTTCGGGCCACGCTACAAGGGGCTGCTCGACGACATCTACCGGCATGGGAGGGTGCCTGACGACTTTTCGCTCTACCTTCATCATCCCAGTGCGACCGATCCGGGAATGGCGCCCCCCGGGCATGCCACTTTCTATGCGCTCGCCCCGGTTGCGCATCTTGGAAAAGCGCCCGCAGACTGGGACGGGGCGTTCGGGAAGCGTTTTGCCGACGCCGTGCTCGCGGAGGTCGAACGGCGCGTGCTGCCAGGGCTGCGCGACAATCTGGTGACCCGGTTTCACTATACGCCGCGCGATTTCGAAGCAGACCTTGCTGCACACCTTGGCAGCGCTTTCAGCCTTGAGCCGTTGCTGCGGCAGAGCGCCTATTTTCGCGCCCACAACCGCGATGACCATATTTCGAATCTTTACTTCGTCGGCGCGGGGACGCATCCCGGCGCTGGAATTCCCGGGGTGGTCGGCAGTGCCAAGGCGACGGCCGCCCTGATGCTGAACATATAG